A single genomic interval of Leptospira dzoumogneensis harbors:
- a CDS encoding 7TM-DISM domain-containing protein → MNTASPWGEIYPLKGDWEFSWGNLYSPNMGYVASGQYFPVPGIWRDYSPEFTLQGHGSYRLKIHKTPEQKNLAIYVPRIPGVYSVYFGKRMIFANGINGTNRFDTEFLVHPNSQIYLLDSLDTELIVNVSNYRGNFLKGGIRNPFLIGDMDSLKSKVIREMIWETLLVAIIFSVGLYHLIFFASYRKDLVPLFFSLFCFLVAFYSFVTSGLQYILTPELTLDLRIRMEYFCEACLVPSVYMILKTMYPKQFGAKWMAILMSTMSIFVLSVFVLGEEELIYLYSFFMHVPPFYSLVLLVTLGYAWWQKEDRARTVFLSGIILAISMVNDVIWGLYEVYFLIPYSFPAALVGFIAFNSYIISLRFTKDLEKAEAFAELQSKYNEQLRLSAEEKAKYATLVDQSMDKGFHSLIDQLESKESSDKSLSKLKNELNQTLSGVRDILDLMHHQGGKEELVEEEMRRFVLKNPLFSHSEIQKVSQFLRIDECLQVQRIFSDAVKIGARRSGESKIFWGKEGDSILLRLQATGAVETKEEPSSLLEADLKVRAEKLGARFFLLSEPGKFEFELRLHS, encoded by the coding sequence ATGAATACAGCCAGTCCTTGGGGAGAAATTTACCCCCTAAAAGGAGACTGGGAATTCAGCTGGGGAAATTTATACTCGCCTAATATGGGTTATGTGGCAAGCGGACAATACTTTCCTGTTCCGGGAATTTGGAGGGATTATTCTCCGGAGTTTACATTGCAAGGACATGGCTCTTATCGATTAAAGATCCATAAAACTCCTGAACAAAAGAATCTAGCGATCTATGTGCCTAGGATCCCGGGAGTATATTCGGTATATTTCGGAAAAAGAATGATCTTTGCCAATGGGATCAACGGAACTAATAGGTTCGATACCGAGTTCTTAGTGCATCCGAATTCTCAGATCTATCTTTTGGATTCCTTGGATACCGAGCTGATCGTAAACGTTTCGAATTATAGAGGAAATTTCCTAAAAGGCGGGATACGAAATCCATTCTTGATCGGAGATATGGACTCTTTAAAATCTAAAGTGATCCGAGAAATGATCTGGGAAACACTTTTAGTCGCGATCATCTTTTCAGTAGGTTTGTATCACCTGATCTTCTTCGCATCCTATAGAAAAGATTTGGTGCCTTTATTCTTCTCATTATTCTGTTTTTTAGTCGCCTTCTATTCTTTCGTAACTTCGGGACTTCAATACATTCTTACACCTGAACTCACTTTGGATTTGCGTATCAGAATGGAATACTTCTGCGAAGCATGTTTGGTTCCTTCCGTTTACATGATCTTAAAGACAATGTATCCGAAACAATTCGGGGCAAAATGGATGGCGATCTTAATGAGCACAATGTCCATTTTCGTCCTTTCTGTTTTTGTATTGGGAGAAGAAGAACTTATCTATCTGTATTCCTTCTTCATGCATGTCCCTCCATTTTACAGTTTGGTCCTATTGGTAACATTAGGATACGCTTGGTGGCAAAAAGAAGACAGGGCCAGGACGGTATTCCTTTCGGGGATCATACTTGCGATCTCTATGGTGAATGATGTGATCTGGGGCTTATACGAAGTTTACTTTCTAATTCCATATAGTTTCCCTGCTGCGCTCGTAGGATTTATAGCATTCAATTCTTATATTATATCATTAAGATTTACTAAAGATCTGGAAAAGGCAGAAGCCTTTGCCGAATTACAATCCAAATATAACGAACAACTCAGATTAAGCGCCGAGGAAAAGGCAAAGTATGCCACCTTAGTGGATCAATCCATGGATAAAGGATTTCATTCTCTGATCGATCAGCTCGAATCCAAGGAAAGTTCGGACAAGTCACTTTCTAAACTTAAAAACGAACTCAACCAAACTCTCTCAGGTGTCAGAGATATTTTGGACCTGATGCACCACCAGGGTGGAAAAGAAGAACTGGTAGAAGAGGAAATGAGAAGGTTCGTCTTGAAAAACCCGTTATTCTCTCATTCAGAGATCCAAAAAGTTTCTCAGTTTTTACGAATAGACGAATGCCTCCAGGTCCAAAGGATCTTCTCCGACGCGGTAAAAATAGGAGCGAGAAGGTCAGGTGAATCCAAAATTTTCTGGGGAAAAGAAGGAGACTCTATATTACTTAGGTTACAGGCAACCGGAGCCGTAGAAACAAAAGAAGAACCTTCTTCTCTTCTGGAAGCGGACCTAAAAGTGAGGGCCGAAAAGTTGGGAGCAAGATTTTTCCTATTGAGTGAGCCTGGAAAATTCGAATTCGAGCTTAGATTACATTCATAA
- the dusA gene encoding tRNA dihydrouridine(20/20a) synthase DusA — translation MSFEKKQPILYPVSVAPMMDWTDRHFRFFLRLITKHSLLYTEMVTTGAILRGDKHRFLRFSQEESPVSLQLGGDNPSQLAECAKIGKEYGYSEINLNVGCPSDKVQEGNFGACLMKDPNKVADCISEMDSKTSIPVTVKCRIGVRGKETLEDLHEFVRTVSAAGARRITIHARIAILEGLSPAQNRTVPPLRYEDVYSIKKSFPDLIIELNGGVKTISDIHSHLDKVDGIMIGRAAYENPFLFSEVDSEFFGAEPLNLSRREIFESMQEYVSSQTAEGEKPSRILKHLLGAFHEIRGARSYRRILTEKMYSNPDPKLLLEALRSIPDEYLDRKFRNLKIETKEAAHPVV, via the coding sequence ATGTCTTTCGAAAAAAAACAGCCGATCTTATACCCCGTATCTGTAGCCCCCATGATGGACTGGACGGACAGGCATTTTCGTTTTTTCTTAAGACTGATCACTAAACATTCACTATTATATACGGAAATGGTGACAACAGGCGCCATCTTAAGAGGGGACAAACATAGATTCTTACGATTTTCTCAGGAAGAATCTCCTGTTTCTTTGCAGTTAGGCGGGGACAATCCTTCTCAACTTGCAGAATGTGCTAAGATTGGAAAGGAATACGGATACTCGGAGATCAATCTGAATGTAGGTTGTCCAAGCGATAAGGTGCAAGAAGGAAATTTCGGAGCCTGTTTGATGAAGGATCCGAACAAAGTCGCTGATTGTATCTCGGAAATGGATTCTAAAACTTCTATTCCTGTTACCGTAAAATGCCGAATCGGTGTTCGAGGAAAAGAAACATTAGAAGATTTGCATGAGTTCGTGAGAACAGTAAGCGCAGCAGGCGCGAGAAGGATCACAATACATGCAAGAATTGCAATATTAGAAGGTTTAAGTCCGGCCCAAAATAGGACCGTTCCCCCATTACGTTATGAGGATGTATATTCTATCAAAAAAAGTTTTCCGGATCTGATCATTGAATTGAACGGAGGAGTTAAAACTATTTCGGATATTCACTCTCACTTAGATAAAGTGGATGGTATTATGATCGGAAGGGCAGCCTACGAAAATCCTTTCTTATTCTCCGAAGTGGATTCCGAATTTTTTGGAGCAGAACCTTTAAATTTGAGCCGCAGGGAGATCTTCGAGTCCATGCAGGAGTATGTTTCTTCCCAAACTGCAGAAGGTGAAAAACCAAGTCGTATCTTAAAACATTTGCTTGGAGCGTTTCATGAGATCAGAGGAGCTCGCTCTTATCGTAGAATTCTCACGGAAAAAATGTATTCTAACCCGGATCCTAAACTACTTTTAGAAGCATTACGATCTATCCCTGACGAGTATCTGGATCGTAAATTCCGAAATCTAAAAATCGAGACCAAAGAGGCCGCTCATCCGGTGGTTTAA
- a CDS encoding MBL fold metallo-hydrolase: MDKIRTIDCGYVEAGLACAYLIVDGDRAIFVENNTNHAVPLLLEALKEEGLTPESVDYIIITHVHLDHAGGTGKLISLCPNATVLAHPKAAPHVIDPTRLIKSSIQVYGEENYYKLYGEILPVQKDRVRTMSDGEELVWQKRTFKFLHTKGHANHHFCIYDPLTNGIFTGDTFGIGYTLFRKGKDSLLFPSTTPTDFDPEEAILSIDKILSTGADKAYLTHFGVWEDIYSGASQMKEGLNVMKNVLISAEKTGLEGESLVGFCEGRIRSYLEDQIHIRNLPFGEKEERFIGFDSQINAQGIAFKIERFRKSRK, encoded by the coding sequence TTGGACAAGATTCGAACCATAGATTGCGGATATGTAGAAGCAGGACTCGCCTGCGCCTATCTGATCGTGGACGGGGACAGGGCTATATTCGTAGAAAATAATACGAATCATGCGGTCCCTCTTCTGTTGGAAGCATTGAAGGAAGAAGGGCTCACTCCTGAATCGGTGGATTATATTATAATCACTCATGTTCACTTGGACCACGCGGGTGGGACTGGTAAACTAATCTCCCTTTGTCCAAATGCGACAGTACTTGCTCATCCGAAAGCGGCACCTCATGTAATAGATCCTACTAGACTCATCAAAAGTTCCATCCAGGTATATGGAGAAGAGAATTATTATAAGTTATACGGTGAGATCCTTCCTGTGCAGAAAGATAGGGTCCGAACCATGAGTGATGGAGAGGAGCTAGTCTGGCAAAAAAGAACATTCAAATTTCTGCATACAAAAGGACATGCAAATCATCATTTTTGTATTTATGATCCTTTAACGAACGGGATCTTCACCGGAGATACTTTCGGGATCGGATATACTTTATTTAGAAAGGGAAAAGATTCTCTATTATTTCCTTCCACAACTCCTACTGATTTTGATCCGGAAGAAGCGATACTTTCCATAGACAAGATACTCTCAACCGGTGCAGACAAAGCATATCTTACACATTTCGGAGTCTGGGAGGATATCTATTCCGGAGCTTCTCAAATGAAAGAAGGTCTTAACGTTATGAAAAACGTTCTGATCTCTGCGGAAAAGACAGGTTTGGAAGGAGAATCTTTAGTCGGTTTCTGCGAGGGTAGAATTCGTTCTTATTTGGAGGACCAAATTCATATCCGAAATCTTCCTTTTGGAGAAAAAGAGGAAAGATTTATAGGTTTCGATTCTCAGATCAATGCGCAAGGCATCGCATTTAAAATAGAAAGATTTAGAAAGAGCAGGAAATAA
- a CDS encoding LIC10647 family lipoprotein, with translation MDSKRLNPDLFRKATACCLFLILSSCKSMSGILDSIIINAGAEYTALDFFTHPSNVQGIPISKFSAPGSDTDTSVVSRDSTTTRAFYSIGSVPSRIPGTRDIKGFFSFLSGLAWSFNLTSPRTYRGNLINYPDDGRRYLAFDEYVSNQLFPLPPQLGRNMEYTYEDYQMYFTLYLGYYEGKNVNFGVGPIYGLAVYRMDIIEKEQRISSVKNQLQELKGLRLLLEYNIGQYFPDTILYNAYLFLEVTSFGDLDGKGLNIKNQVATANGLPAPSLYMNMTTYRMGIRKEIQLSKEPHKKEEGPAYPPLRNLPSAGLPPKEDTKTDTENPG, from the coding sequence ATGGATTCAAAGAGACTAAATCCGGATCTTTTCCGCAAGGCAACGGCATGCTGCCTATTTCTAATTCTCTCTTCTTGTAAAAGTATGAGCGGGATCCTGGATTCTATCATCATCAATGCAGGTGCCGAATATACCGCCTTGGATTTTTTTACACATCCTTCCAATGTCCAGGGAATACCTATCAGTAAGTTCAGCGCTCCCGGTTCGGACACGGATACAAGCGTGGTTAGCAGGGATTCTACAACTACTCGCGCATTCTACTCCATCGGATCCGTTCCAAGCAGGATACCGGGCACAAGAGATATCAAAGGATTTTTCTCTTTCTTAAGCGGACTTGCCTGGTCCTTCAACTTAACTTCTCCAAGGACTTATAGAGGAAATCTGATCAATTATCCGGATGACGGGAGACGTTATCTTGCATTCGACGAATACGTTTCCAACCAGCTTTTTCCCCTTCCTCCTCAGTTAGGAAGAAATATGGAATACACTTACGAAGATTATCAGATGTATTTCACACTTTATTTAGGTTATTACGAAGGGAAAAATGTGAACTTTGGCGTGGGCCCGATATACGGCCTTGCGGTCTACAGAATGGACATTATAGAAAAAGAACAAAGGATCTCCAGCGTTAAGAACCAACTACAAGAATTAAAAGGGCTTCGTTTATTATTAGAATATAATATAGGCCAGTATTTTCCGGATACTATCCTTTATAATGCGTATCTGTTTTTAGAAGTCACAAGTTTCGGAGACTTGGATGGAAAAGGTTTGAATATCAAAAATCAGGTCGCAACTGCCAATGGGCTGCCCGCCCCTTCTCTTTATATGAATATGACTACTTACAGAATGGGAATCAGAAAGGAAATACAACTCTCTAAAGAGCCTCATAAAAAAGAAGAAGGACCGGCGTATCCTCCGCTGCGGAACCTGCCGTCCGCAGGCCTTCCTCCTAAAGAAGATACCAAAACCGATACGGAAAATCCAGGATGA